The Silurus meridionalis isolate SWU-2019-XX chromosome 18, ASM1480568v1, whole genome shotgun sequence genome includes the window ATtgcacaattcctcccacaCAGTTGttatattatgattataatgataattTGTGCATATTTAATCATGCATTTTCCACACTCTATAtccattatattattttttttcattttccctttcttttcacCCCTTCTTTCATTAGCTTCTCCTGCGAGGCATACCTTGGGCCAGCGCCCTATGTGTGGTGCATGTGGCCGCCACTACTTACTGGCCACGGTGCATATTTACCTCCTGGGACGACTTGTTGGAACTTGTGTGCATCCCTCCTTGCCTTCCACTGTTCATACCCACAGGTCCTTCCTATTTCTCAGGACCTGACACCGTTGTTCTCTCAACTTTTTCTCCCCCAGCAAGTCGTTTTTAAATTTACTTTCTTCTCTAGGCTCCAACTTCGTCTACCAGCTTCACCTGCTCTTCCAGGCTTTAAAATATAAGTGTGACATGTATGCACGATTAAGGATGGTGATAATATAATGTCTGCTGCGCTTTTATATACATCTCTAAATAATTTTGCCTCTTTAGACATGGTTATATAATCTTTATGATCTCTCCTCATACACTGAGTTCTCTGTGAAGCTgagtattatactatattaatgctgaaaaaaatacCCTGTGTTTTCTAGCCTCGCTAATCCGCTTGTTGTTAAAATTTTGCACACTCTGCAAAACTGCACCTGTTATTCTCTAATACTATTCTCCAATAAACCGATCATACTCATCACAACTacctttatttagtttttattattgtggtATTCTACTCTATTTTTATAACTCAAACTAGCTCCATTTTTTGACAGcattttaactttgttattgTAATTGATGCTATCAAACAGGGCTGGAAACAACCTGCAAACAAAATGGCACACAGTAGGAGCTCACTCAGACAATTACACACAAGTAGCAGTGATAAGCTTTAATTTAAGACTTACACACTTTTCTCATACATATGTTCCTGTGACATTAGACTGCATACTCTTCTTGTTTAATGTACAGCTGTATAGTGTACTGTATCCACTTGTATTCATAGCCAACGTGTGTTACATCAGCAGTGTATCTTACTGCAACATGTACTGCAAACAAGTTCAACACAGAGTTCACCATCAAATTTCCTGTACCCTCGTGTACCTGATCACTGAAACACAATTCTAACACCGATTCTGACTGAAACCAGATTCTGAttcattctgattctgattcagcAAAAATTCTCAATCTGATTGATTCAAaatttatttggaaaaaaaattctgatggaaaataaaatgttggaaatggaaaataaacGACTTGTTGCTtctttgaaatattattttaataaaaatgtaaagtttctACTTTTCATGAAACAATATGTCAtttctaatatttaatttttgatCACATAATCTAACTGTACTATAATAATGCAGATAGAATCCAGCGTATAGaggctgagtgaatgtggtgtggagtctgtggaggagcttcatcgtatcagagacgctgtagaaggacagagttcctgcactgtgatccACATACACTCCTATTCTGGAGGATGATGAAACTTTCAGATCAGTTTTAATGTTGTTGTGATAGAAACTAAGATAAGAAGAAGAACACTGcagactccaggactgattgTTGCGTCCAAACCAACACTCATCACCCCGTCCTTTCCTTCTGATGTCTTTATATGAGACTGATATGAACACATACTCCTCACTGCTCCTCTCCACCTCCCAGTAACagcgtccacacacactctctttactcAACACCTGCTCATAGTAGTCAAATCTCTCTGGATGATCAGAGTACGGCTGCTTTGTCCTACTGTGTGTCACCACTTTGTTCTTCTCAGACAGAATGAGGTCATAATTTACTGTGTTGGGATCCAGAGTCAGATCACAGAAATCTAAACACATGAACAATGGAAATGTGtcagatattaaaaatatattaaggcATGTACTGAAGATGGAGAGTgagacgtgtgtttgtgtgtgtgtgtgtgtgtgtgtgtgtgtgtgtgtgtgtgtgtgtgtgtgtgtgtgtgtgtgtgttacacgtACAGTACAGAAAATCTTCTCTGCTCTTTGGTTCTGAGGGTAAAATCATCTGAACTGCTGCAGCTGTGGAGAAACAGGAGACATATTTTGATGAAGGAAATGAGCTGCTTTGGTAATTAATCACTACTGAATAAATgttatgaatgaatgatgttGTTTATGTGACTTATGAACTCTGTCACTCTCTGTTTGTAAGAAAGGaggaataaatgtatgtgtgtccTTTATTAATAGTTGAGTAGCTGAAAACACTATAAATACAGGAGTAATAAGTGTAACTGCATCTAATGATCATTCCAGTGGAGAAGAACAATAACAGTAAGttcatataatcatataaaatcattattgtgtgttttggggaAATGTTTCTGTCTCTCGTCATCATGCTGCAGAGAAAGTAAAGATTCCCAGCAGGACAATTTCTCTCACCATGTTCATGAATTATGATGAATTTCTCCTGGCAGAGTTCCTCAAATCTCTTTTCAGATCAGAGACTGATTTCCTCACTCTATCAAATGAGAGATGTTGATGGACAGTGATGCTGGGTGAGTCCTCACATCCAGAAGATACACTGAGAGACTGGAAActctacagagagaaagaaaaacatcatggagaaggagaaaggtGGAGAAATATACATGTGACTATATAGACTTTACACACTTTGTGTTACCTGGAGGAAATGgatgtgatcgtgtgtgtgtgaaagctgctccaGCTCAGTGATTCTCCTCTGAAGATCAGAAATCTCCTGCTCCAGTTGCTCCAGGAGTCGTTCAGCTCGACTCAGTTCAGCCTTCTCCTGATCTCTGATCAGCTCCGTCACCTCGAGCGCTTTTTCTCCATGGAGCTGATCATCTCAGTAAAGATCTTCTCACTGTCATCTACTGCTGTCTGTGCACTGAGctgttaggacacacacacacacacacacactctcttactgGGACTCTAAGAGACTCGAtgtccatgttgtgtgtgtttctaggagcagctccgtctctgctcactgctcac containing:
- the LOC124401449 gene encoding tripartite motif-containing protein 16-like, whose translation is MILPSEPKSREDFLYYFCDLTLDPNTVNYDLILSEKNKVVTHSRTKQPYSDHPERFDYYEQVLSKESVCGRCYWEVERSSEEYVFISVSYKDIRRKGRGDECWFGRNNQSWSLQCSSSYLSFYHNNIKTDLKVSSSSRIGVYVDHSAGTLSFYSVSDTMKLLHRLHTTFTQPLYAGFYLHYYSTVRLCDQKLNIRNDILFHEK